The following are encoded together in the Macadamia integrifolia cultivar HAES 741 chromosome 10, SCU_Mint_v3, whole genome shotgun sequence genome:
- the LOC122091191 gene encoding LOW QUALITY PROTEIN: acylamino-acid-releasing enzyme-like (The sequence of the model RefSeq protein was modified relative to this genomic sequence to represent the inferred CDS: substituted 1 base at 1 genomic stop codon), translated as MDVSGAASQYEVPLVLDKKTEEEYASHAKLLQEFTNICSIDKAWTFESDCGNGSQAMFLVSQANLLANKRRKHMLSAHISNKSNQSVSFQWAPFPVEMTGVSIIAPSPSGSKLLVVRNQENGSPTQFEIWDSSQLQQEIHVPQSVHGSVYTEGWFLGISWNSNETQIAYVAEEPSSSKPMFDGFGYKKGGSTDKDCGSWKGQGDWDEDWGETYVGKGQPALFVINVNSGDVRAVQGIVKSLSVGQVVWAPPTSGLQQYLVFVGWTSENGPQNVARKLGIKYGYNRPCSLYAVRSPFHEAETDELPLKINETKGSAIVYLTESISSALFPRFSPDGKSLVFLSAKSSVDSGASFATQSLHKIDWPTDGKPCSSAAIAEVVPVVMSAEDGSFPGLXCSSLLAKPWLSDGFTMILISIWRSTEVILSINVLSGKISRISPIDSSYSWNILTLDGDNILAVSSSPIDPPQMKFGSSIKKAEAHASGTWVWMDVSSPLSRYSEKVLPLMSFLQFSIMQIPVRDASNNLSRGASKPFEAIFVSSSSQKHGVCDPLIVMLHGGPHGVSNSSFSKSLAFLSSIGYSLLIVNYRGSLGFGEEALQSLPGKIGSQDVNDVLTAIDHVIDMGLAGRTKIAVLGGSHGGFLTTHLIGQEPDRFAAAAARNPVCNLALMVGTSDIPDWCYVEACGSEGKTYSTEAPSVEHLHLFYRKSPISHISKVKTPTLILLGAQDHRVPASNGLQYARALKEKGVEVKVIVFPNDNHPIDRPQSDFESFLNIGVWFKKYCS; from the exons ATGGATGTGTCAGGAGCTGCCTCTCAATATGAAGTGCCATTAGTCTTAGATAAAAAAACTGAGGAAGAATATGCTTCCCATGCTAAATTGCTTCAAGAGTTCACAAATATCTGTAGCATTGACAAGGCATGGACTTTTGAATCTGATTGTG GAAATGGTTCCCAGGCAATGTTTCTTGTTAGCCAAGCGAATCTCTTGGCAAACAAAAGGAGGAAACACATGCTTTCTGCCCATATTTCAAACAAAAGTAACCAATCTGTTAGCTTCCAGTGGGCTCCGTTTCCTGTTGAGATGACGGGTGTGTCTATAATTGCTCCATCACCGTCAGGTTCAAAGCTTCTTGTAGTACGGAATCAGGAAAATGGATCTCCCACCCAATTTGAGATATGGGACTCATCTCAGTTGCAACAGGAAATACATGTCCCACAATCTGTTCATGGATCAGTATATACAGAAGGATG GTTCTTGGGCATCTCTTGGAACTCTAATGAAACCCAAATTGCTTATGTTGCTGAGGAGCCGTCTTCCTCAAAGCCCATGTTTGATGGTTTCGGCTACAAGAAAGGAGGTTCTACAGATAAGGACTGTGGAAGCTGGAAAGGTCAAGGAGATTGGGATGAGGACTGGGGGGAAACCTATGTAGGGAAAGGGCAGCCAGCACTCTTTGTCATCAATGTTAACAG TGGAGATGTTCGTGCTGTTCAAGGAATTGTGAAGTCCTTGAGTGTCGGACAAGTTGTATGGGCGCCACCAACTAGTGGTTTGCAACAATATTTGGTTTTTGTTGGGTGGACATCAGAAAATGGTCCGCAAAATGTTGCAAGAAAGCTTGGCATAAAATACGGTTACAATAGGCCATGCTCTTTGTATGCAGTTAGGTCTCCATTTCATGAAGCAGAAACCGATGAACTTCCACTCAA aataaatgaaacaaaaggCTCTGCAATAGTTTATCTAACTGAAAGCATAAGTAGTGCTTTGTTCCCACGGTTCAG TCCAGATGGAAAGTCTCTAGTGTTTCTGTCTGCAAAAAGTTCTGTGGACAGTGGAGCATCCTTTGCAACACAATCGCTTCATAAAATTGATTGGCCCACAGACGGAAAGCCATGCTCAAGTGCAGCCATTGCTGAAGTG GTCCCTGTAGTGATGTCTGCTGAGGATGGTAGCTTCCCTGGGCTTTAGTGTTCAAGTCTCCTTGCTAAACCCTGGCTTTCTGATGGGTTtacaatgattttgatttccatCTGGCGAAGCACTGAAGTGATACTTTCTATAAATGTGCTGAG TGGGAAAATATCACGTATTAGCCCCATTGACTCAAGTTATTCATGGAACATTCTTACGCTGGATGGGGACAATATTCTTGCTG TGTCTAGCAGTCCCATAGACCCTCCTCAGATGAAGTTTGGAAGTTCTATAAAGAAGGCAGAAGCACATGCAAGTGGCACATGGGTTTGGATGGATGTCTCAAGTCCCCTGTCCAGATACTCTGAAAAG GTTCTACCTTTGATGTCATTCCTTCAGTTCAGCATAATGCAGATTCCTGTTAGGGATGCATCGAACAACCTTAGTAGAG GTGCCAGTAAGCCTTTTGAAGCTATATTTGTATCGTCCAGCTCTCAGAAGCATGGTGTATGTGATCCACTTATTGTAATGCTTCATGGTGGACCACATGGTGTCTCAAATTCAAGCTTTTCAAAGTCTCTAGCTTTTTTATCTTCAATTGGTTACAGCTTGCTCATAGTAAATTATAG AGGTTCGCTGGGGTTCGGAGAGGAGGCATTACAATCTCTTCCTGGGAAAATTGGGTCCCAG GATGTTAATGATGTTCTAACAGCTATAGACCATGTAATTGACATGGGACTAGCTGGTCGAACTAAAATAGCTGTGCTTGGAGGTTCACATGGTGGTTTTTTGACAACCCACTTAATTGGCCAG GAACCAGATCGGTTTGCTGCAGCAGCTGCTAGGAATCCTGTCTGCAACCTTGCATTGATGGTGGGTACAAGTGATATCCCTGATTGGTGTTATGTAGAGGCATGTGGCAGTGAAGGGAAAACTTATTCCACAGAGGCTCCTTCGGTTGAACACTTGCATCTTTTCTACAGAAAATCTCCTATTTCACACATCTCTAAG GTCAAAACTCCAACCCTTATTCTTTTAGGCGCCCAGGATCATCGAGTTCCAGCTTCCAATGGGTTGCAa TATGCTAGGGCATTGAAGGAGAAAGGAGTTGAGGTCAAGGTGATTGTGTTTCCAAATGATAATCATCCAATTGACCG ACCACAATCTGACTTTGAGAGCTTCCTTAACATTGGAGTGTGGTTCAAGAAGTATTGTTCGTAA